A genomic window from Astatotilapia calliptera chromosome 12, fAstCal1.2, whole genome shotgun sequence includes:
- the znf367 gene encoding zinc finger protein 367 — translation MAESKHPHVIFCNDSPKRVLVSVIKTTPIKPRKAEAITPTSPGFSDFMVYPWKWGENAHNVTLSPGSGSGAASPTGTQTAREADTAPSPEQIKDGIRRGRPRADTVRELISEGETSSSRIRCNICNRVFPREKSLQAHKRTHTGERPYLCDYPNCGKAFVQSGQLKTHQRLHTGEKPFVCSEKGCGNRFTHANRHCPKHPFSRLKREEPKEGLGKAQSVDNKAVAEWLAKYWRTREQRAPTTTKVKPQGKARGQDQEQQDPMEFLQSDEENGEEETAEEEKSTQGGAAKRRLQEQRERLHGALALIELANNLSP, via the exons ATGGCTGAGAGCAAGCACCCTCACGTTATTTTCTGCAATGACTCGCCTAAAAGAGTTTTGGTGTCCGTCATCAAGACCACTCCGATTAAACCCAGGAAAGCAGAGGCCATAACTCCGACAAGCCCCGGCTTCAGCGACTTTATGGTCTACCCGTGGAAGTGGGGAGAGAACGCCCACAATGTAACCCTGAGCCCGGGCTCAGGGAGTGGAGCCGCGTCCCCTACCGGGACACAGACGGCCAGGGAAGCGGACACAGCTCCTTCACCTGAGCAGATCAAG GATGGTATCCGCAGAGGCCGGCCACGGGCGGACACAGTCCGGGAGCTGATAAGCGAGGGGGAGACTTCATCCAGCCGTATCCGTTGTAACATCTGCAACCGAGTGTTTCCCAGAGAGAAGTCTCTCCAGGCCCATAAGAGgacacacacag GTGAGAGGCCTTATCTGTGTGACTACCCAAACTGTGGGAAGGCATTTGTCCAGAGTGGACAGCTGAAGACCCACCAGCGCCTGCACACTGGGGAAAAACCCTTTGTTTGCTCTGAGAAAG GATGTGGCAATCGGTTTACACATGCTAACCGACACTGCCCCAAGCATCCTTTCTCCCGTCTGAAGAGGGAAGAACCAAAGGAGGGTCTGGGGAAGGCTCAGTCTGTGGATAACAAGGCTGTGGCAGAGTGGCTGGCAAA GTACTGGCGAACCCGTGAGCAGCGTGCCCCTACAACCACCAAGGTGAAGCCACAGGGCAAGGCTAGAGGGCAGGACCAGGAGCAGCAGGATCCAATGGAGTTTCTCCAGTCTGATGAAGAGAACGGGGAAGAAGAGACcgcagaggaggagaagagcaCCCAGGGAGGAGCAGCCAAGCGCCGCCTCCAGGAGCAACGAGAGCGACTCCACGGCGCTCTGGCGCTCATCGAGCTGGCTAACAACCTGTCTCCCTGA
- the slc35d2 gene encoding UDP-N-acetylglucosamine/UDP-glucose/GDP-mannose transporter isoform X1 — protein MSLEPCEETAEHSALLKLLSALFYAGSSFLITVVNKTVLTTFRFPSYLCLGIGQMITTVIVLYAAKKSKTVQFQDFDKNVLLKIFPLPLLYVANHVTGLASTKKLSLPMFTVLRKFTILMTMILEAYILRKTFPKRLVYSVVTIVFGAMIAASSDLAFDVEGYTFILLNDAFTAASGVYTKKKLGDKGLGKYGVLFYNALIIVIPTVLASAFTGDLHKAVTFEDWVKGTFVFCFLISCLMGFVLMYSIVLCSHYNSALTTTVVGAVKNIAVAYIGMFVGGDYLFSWTNFLGLSICMSGGLMYSYMTFNKKPSGSDTGAQKLKLQISEESAGKYSKV, from the exons ATGTCTTTGGAACCCTGTGAAGAAACTGCGGAACACTCCGCTTTGCTCAAGCTCCTCTCTGCACTGTTTTATGCCGGAAGTTCGTTTCTTATTACCGTAGTGAACAAAACCGTGTTGACAACTTTCAG ATTTCCCTCCTACTTGTGTCTGGGAATTGGACAG ATGATCACCACTGTTATTGTTCTTTATGCGGCCAAAAAGAGCAAAACGGTGCAGTTTCAAGATTTCGACAAGAATGTTCTCTTAAAA ATTTTCCCCCTCCCTTTGCTGTACGTTGCGAACCATGTTACAGGCCTGGCAAGCACCAAAAAACTCAG TTTACCCATGTTTACAGTTTTGCGGAAATTCACTATATTGATGACAATGATCTTGGAAGCGTATATACTAAG AAAAACATTTCCAAAGCGTCTTGTGTACAGTGTTGTAACCATAGTATTTGGTGCTATGATTGCTGCAAG TTCAGACCTGGCCTTTGATGTGGAGGGCTATACATTCATCCTGCTTAATGATGCATTCACTGCTGCCAGTGGAGTGTACACCAAGAAGAAACTTGGTGATAAG GGTCTTGGGAAGTATGGGGTCCTGTTTTACAATGCATTAATAATTGTCATTCCTACTGTCTTGGCAAGTGCGTTTACTGGAGATTTACACAAG GCAGTCACATTTGAAGACTGGGTGAAAGGcacatttgtcttttgtttcctTATTTCATGCTTAATGGG GTTTGTGCTGATGTATTCCATCGTCCTCTGCAGCCATTATAACTCAGCACTTACAACCACAGTAGTTGGGGCAGTAAAG AATATTGCAGTGGCCTATATTGGCATGTTTGTGGGTGGAGACTACCTGTTCTCTTGGACTAATTTCCTAGGCCTCAGCATTTG TATGTCAGGTGGACTAATGTACTCATATATGACCTTCAACAAGAAACCATCTGGAAGTGACACAGGAGCACAAAAGCTGAAGCTTCAGATCTCCGAGGAATCAGCAGGAAAGTACTCTAAGGTCTAA
- the avp gene encoding vasopressin-neurophysin 2-copeptin, with product MPHSLFPLCVLGLLAFSSACYIQNCPRGGKRALTETGIRQCKSCGPGDRGRCFGPSICCGDGFGCLLGSPETAHCVEENYLLTPCQAGGRSCGSEGGHCAISGFCCNSEGCMVDSDCVGETEATDPVHGSERSSPTELLMRLLHVAARGQNEY from the exons ATGCCTCACTCCTTGTTCCCCCTGTGCGTCCTAGGACTCCTTGCGTTCTCCTCCGCCTGCTACATCCAGAACTGCCCCCGAGGAGGGAAGCGAGCGCTGACTGAAACTGGAATCAGACAG TGCAAGTCTTGTGGCCCTGGAGACAGGGGCCGCTGCTTTGGCCCCAGTATCTGCTGTGGGGACGGTTTCGGCTGCCTGCTTGGCTCCCCAGAAACAGCTCACTGTGTGGAGGAGAACTACCTGCTCACCCcctgccaggcaggagggagATCCTGTGGGTCTGAGGGAGGGCACTGCGCTATTTCTGGATTCTGCTGCAATTCTG agGGCTGTATGGTGGACTCTGACTGCGTGGGAGAGACAGAGGCCACAGATCCAGTCCACGGCTCTGAAAGAAGCTCACCAACAGAGCTGCTGATGCGTCTTCTCCATGTGGCTGCCAGAGGACAGAATGAGTACTGA
- the ubox5 gene encoding RING finger protein 37, translating into MVVNLCLPHFHTTAHCNKLCADGYDVTNLVSADPALRRRGFKLEYFLRPPVQVTLKFGFQVELCRVDVELWPWGMDRGQACKKLEISTSSDPLPSTGTKDFPQKKQIQAKDQNAANRRELRNHESKSQQSNSHQWSLQAQQWSEVTPGEPQKRGCMFKHQTNTESSNSEPEFKLVARCELKEETKVCFTRSNFCPRAPFLSSPPPQPANCLQEELWSRGLLSLGAVTKLRVTMPYGGAASSLGLKSLTVWGQPARSCSAEEVERIKKVHEASERRLQQPAFFAPPIRQSKQGLQEPPSHSIPEEFLDPLTQEVMMLPMLLPSGVSVDNSTLEEYQKREATWGRPPNDPFTGVPFTSTSQPLPNPQLKSRIDHFLLQKGMTRRDGMLGRGVTGDNTQASRLLASKVHEHSQSSLCLSKSSNSGAAEYNADTRITNRTVKIEDAGSGPLSDNKNHTSDAEPLSTGNKSALDRRKKRDLSDISKESKDTLTPERELQTKKLKSDAVSVPSCSSHEQRLSASLDEALFSALQGRPSFTSNLPQKRVSPDSETLNTTQQRQNSGFLSSSTGEKMCSACSCSVSLYSTSASSVYRLSCDHLLCRACVQKEANPLRLATTSTSNRIVCPTCQHPTPRALITRVHH; encoded by the exons ATGGTTGTGAATCTCTGCTTGCCACATTTTCACACGACAGCTCATTGTAACAAG ctgtgtgcagatggcTATGATGTCACAAATCTTGTATCAGCTGACCCTGCCCTCCGCAGACGTGGCTTTAAGCTGGAATATTTCCTTCGTCCACCTGTACAG GTGACATTGAAGTTTGGTTTCCAGGTGGAGCTGTGTAGGGTGGATGTTGAGTTGTGGCCCTGGGGTATGGACAGGGGACAGGCTTGCAAGAAACTGGAGATCAGCACCAGTTCTGATCCGTTACCTTCTACAGGCACCAAAGATTTTCCACAAAAGAAACAGATACAGGCGAAAGATCAGAATGCAGCGAATAGACGAGAACTTCGAAACCACGAGAGTAAATCTCAACAGAGTAACAGCCACCAGTGGAGTCTTCAGGCCCAGCAGTGGAGTGAAGTGACTCCAGGTGAGCCTCAGAAAAGAGGCTGCATGTTCAAACATCAGACAAACACGGAATCCAGCAATTCTGAGCCAGAGTTTAAACTGGTGGCTCGTTGCGAACTAAAGGAGGAAACCAAAGTCTGTTTCACACGTTCAAATTTTTGCCCCAGGGCCCCGTTTCTGTCCTCGCCTCCTCCACAACCTGCAAACTGTCTGCAAGAGGAGCTATGGAGCCGAGGTTTGCTCTCGCTCGGGGCTGTGACAAAGCTTCGTGTAACCATGCCTTATGGTGGTGCAGCATCATCTCTGGGGCTGAAATCTTTGACTGTGTGGGGACAACCTGCTCGCAGCTGCTCTGCAGAAGAAGTGGAGAGGATCAAAAAAGTCCACGAGGCCAGTGAAAGACGGCTACAACAGCCTGCATTTTTTGCACCTCCTATCAGACAAAGCAAACAGGGACTGCAAGAACCTCCAAG TCATTCCATCCCAGAAGAATTCCTTGATCCActcacacaggaagtgatgatGCTCCCTATGCTGCTGCCCAGTGGTGTATCAGTGGACAACTCCACTCTGGAAGAGTACCAGAAGAGGGAAGCCACGTGGGGTAGACCCCCAAATGACCCTTTCACCGGTGTACCATTCACTTCAACTTCCCAACCTCTTCCTAACCCCCAACTGAAAAGTCGCATTGACCACTTCCTGTTGCAGAAAGGAATGACGAGGAGGGATGGGATGTTGGGGAGAGGAGTTACAGGAGACAATACACAGGCCTCAAGACTTCTAGCCTCCAAAGTACACGAACATTCTCAGAGCTCTCTGTGCCTCAGTAAAAGCTCAAACAGTGGTGCTGCTGAATATAATGCTGACACCAGAATCACAAACAGGACTGTGAAGATAGAAGATGCAGGGTCAGGACCTTTGTCAgataataaaaatcacacatcTGATGCTGAGCCTTTAAGTACAGGTAATAAATCAGCATTAGACAGGAGAAAGAAACGAGATCTAAGTGATATTTCCAAAGAATCCAAGGACACATTGACACCTGAGAGGGAactccaaacaaaaaaactaaaaagtgaTGCAGTTTCTG TTCCGAGCTGCAGCTCCCACGAGCAGCGTTTATCTGCTAGTCTGGATGAGGCCCTCTTCTCTGCCCTGCAGGGCCGGCCCTCCTTCACTTCAAATTTGCCCCAGAAGCGGGTTAGTCCTGACTCTGAAACGCTGAATACCACCCAACAGCGCCAGAATTCAGGCTTCCTGAGCAGTTCTACAG GTGAGAAGATGTGCTCTGCGTGTTCCTGTTCTGTGTCCCTTTACTCCACCTCAGCATCATCCGTCTACCGTCTGAGCTGTGATCACTTGCTCTGCCGCGCCTGCGTGCAGAAGGAAGCCAATCCTCTGAGGTTGGCCACTACATCAACATCCAATCGTATTGTGTGCCCAACCTGCCAACATCCCACCCCACGTGCCCTCATCACACGGGTGCATCACTAA
- the slc35d2 gene encoding UDP-N-acetylglucosamine/UDP-glucose/GDP-mannose transporter isoform X2 has translation MITTVIVLYAAKKSKTVQFQDFDKNVLLKIFPLPLLYVANHVTGLASTKKLSLPMFTVLRKFTILMTMILEAYILRKTFPKRLVYSVVTIVFGAMIAASSDLAFDVEGYTFILLNDAFTAASGVYTKKKLGDKGLGKYGVLFYNALIIVIPTVLASAFTGDLHKAVTFEDWVKGTFVFCFLISCLMGFVLMYSIVLCSHYNSALTTTVVGAVKNIAVAYIGMFVGGDYLFSWTNFLGLSICMSGGLMYSYMTFNKKPSGSDTGAQKLKLQISEESAGKYSKV, from the exons ATGATCACCACTGTTATTGTTCTTTATGCGGCCAAAAAGAGCAAAACGGTGCAGTTTCAAGATTTCGACAAGAATGTTCTCTTAAAA ATTTTCCCCCTCCCTTTGCTGTACGTTGCGAACCATGTTACAGGCCTGGCAAGCACCAAAAAACTCAG TTTACCCATGTTTACAGTTTTGCGGAAATTCACTATATTGATGACAATGATCTTGGAAGCGTATATACTAAG AAAAACATTTCCAAAGCGTCTTGTGTACAGTGTTGTAACCATAGTATTTGGTGCTATGATTGCTGCAAG TTCAGACCTGGCCTTTGATGTGGAGGGCTATACATTCATCCTGCTTAATGATGCATTCACTGCTGCCAGTGGAGTGTACACCAAGAAGAAACTTGGTGATAAG GGTCTTGGGAAGTATGGGGTCCTGTTTTACAATGCATTAATAATTGTCATTCCTACTGTCTTGGCAAGTGCGTTTACTGGAGATTTACACAAG GCAGTCACATTTGAAGACTGGGTGAAAGGcacatttgtcttttgtttcctTATTTCATGCTTAATGGG GTTTGTGCTGATGTATTCCATCGTCCTCTGCAGCCATTATAACTCAGCACTTACAACCACAGTAGTTGGGGCAGTAAAG AATATTGCAGTGGCCTATATTGGCATGTTTGTGGGTGGAGACTACCTGTTCTCTTGGACTAATTTCCTAGGCCTCAGCATTTG TATGTCAGGTGGACTAATGTACTCATATATGACCTTCAACAAGAAACCATCTGGAAGTGACACAGGAGCACAAAAGCTGAAGCTTCAGATCTCCGAGGAATCAGCAGGAAAGTACTCTAAGGTCTAA